CCGACCCGTATGGTGGTACCTTTGAGCTTATTGACATCCCTAATAACGCCCGTGCTTGTGTGATATTGCTTTGCCAGTTTGTTCAGACTGTCACCAGACTTAACCCGGTGGCGCACCCAGTTAAGGCGCTCAGTTCGTTCAAGGGATGCGAGTTTTGTCCTGAACTGTTCTGCTTTTTCAACAGGTATGAGTAACGCATGGGGGCCATCGGGTGAGGTGGCCCAGCGATTAAATGCCGGATTTAGCTTATGCAGTTGGTCGACAGATAATCCGGCAAGATCGGCGGCTAACGCTAGATCGATTTGCGATCCAGTCTCGATTTCTACCACCTTGGGTTGATTGCTGATGGTCATCCAACTCATGCCATATTCGTCCCTACGTTTCAGCAGATCGCCTAAAGCGAGTAGCTTAGGCACATAGGCGCGGGTTTCTTTTGGCAGTGAAAGAGACCAAAAATCGGTAGGTTTTCCGAGTCGCTTATTCTTTTTTATTGCGCTTCTTACCCGACCTTCGCCGGAATTATAAGCGGCGAGCGCATGCAGCCAGTCACCCTTGAAATAACGATTTAGATACTCAAGGTAATCGAGCGCCGCATCCGTTGACGCGCTGATATCGCGACGGCCGTCGTACCACCAGTTTTGGTCTAAGCCAAAGCGTTTACCCGTACCAGGAATAAACTGCCAGATACCGCTTGCTCGTCCATGGGAATAGGCGAAAGGATCAAATGCACTTTCGACAATAGGCAACAGCGCAAGCTCCAAAGGCAGGCCCCGTTGTTCGATCTTTTCAACAATCAGAAAAAGATAGGGATCTGCACGTTTTGCTACGCGATCCATATAGGAGGGGTGTTTCTTATACCAATTACGCTGACTGGTGACTCGTTTGTTGTCTGGCACCTCGATATGTAACTGGTCGGCAATGCGTAGCCAGAGATCATCATAGGTTGGTGGCAATGGCTCTTCGCTCACCGGTGTCGTGCTCAGCTCTTGTTCCTCTGGCATCTCGACAGCAGGAGGATCCGCTGGGATAACTTCTTCATCGACAGCGACTTCCGTTACGGCTGTGACAGGCGCAATAACATCAGTTTGGACTTGGTTGTTGTCATTCGTGTCTGCAACTTGTGCAGTTGTGGTTGGCGTGCTCTGGCATCCAGCCAATAGAAGCGCTAACAGGGAAAAACTCGCGGAATACGGCAGCTTCATGGTGACCTCACATACTTCAGTGGCGGCACATGGTAAGGAGCATCGAAGAACGGATCAAGCTAATTGGTTAAAATTTGTCCTTCCAAGATCTCAAACCAGCAAAAACCGCGCTTGGGGCCTTAACGGACTTTTCAAGATAGCCGCTGACAGCGGAGATAACTGTGATCTGGTCAACACGAAGGAAGGGGTTAATCTGTTTTTCTTGCTCTATTGTGCTGGGGATCGAGGGCTTATCTTGTTGTCGCAGGGCGCTAACAGCGGTTTGGTAGCTTTGCAGTGCGAGGTTGTCTGGTTCAACAGCCATTGCAAAGGCGAGGTTGGCCTGCGTATATTCATGGGCACAGTACACTTCCGTTGCGTCCGGTAGCGAAGCGAGCCGTTGCAGTGACTGGTGCATTTGGTCAGCTGTGCCTTCGAATAGGCGTCCACAGCCACCACTGAACAGAGTATCTCCGCAGAAAAGGCTGTTTTCTCCGTAATAGGCTATATGTCCTAATGTATGTCCAGGTACTGCCAGTACTTTAAGCTTCAACCCTGTATCTGCAACATCGATGATTTCGCCGTGGCTAAGTTGAATATCACTATGTTCAACAGCTTCCGCTTTGGGCCCATAGACTTTGATCTCAGGGTAGGTTTGGCGCAACTTGGCTACGCCACCGACATGATCGCTGTGGTGATGAGTGAGTAAAACAGCTTTTAGTTTAATTTGTTGCGAAGTTAAGAAAGCGATTACCGGCGCGGCGTCTCCAGGGTCAACGACAATACCGCCGTTAAGCGTGTGTAATAGCCAGATATAGTTGTCGCTAAACGCCTTAATCGGTGATACTTGTAGCATGTGAGACCTTGTAATAGTGGCAATCACTTAACTATTGATTATGCATTAAGGCTGATTGAATTGCAGCGTATGTTCAAAACTCACCGAGGCAATATTGTTCGCATGCAACCTGATACTTGGCAGCAGTTACCCCATGGGCTCTGGCTGCGTGGCTTAGCGGAAGAACGCCTTCGCCAGTGGTGGCCAAGGATGTTTGGCTATCATCTGTTAAAGCTAGGCGGGTTAAGTGCGCAATTGAGCCATGATGGCTGTCCCATTAAGCATGCAGTTAGCTTGGGGCGAAATCACGGTGATTATGGTATTACCAGCGCACTGGAGGCCTTGCCTGTCAGTGAATACAGTGTGGATGCTTGCTTGATGGCGTTTACGTTGAATTTTTCCTCTGATCCTCACCAATTGATGCGGGAAGCGCATCGCGTGTTGATTGCTAACGGCCACCTGATCACGCTGACCTTTAACCCATACAGTTTGTTAGGCGCTGCGAAATATTGTCCCGGTAATAAGAGCAAGCTGCCTTGGACGGGGCAGATGTTGTCTCCGCATCGCTTAAAGGACTGGATGCGATTGTTGGGGCACGAAGTTATATGGCAGGAGCCACTGTTTCATGGCTCCTTGTGTGGTCAGACGCCTGCTTGGCCATGGTGGGAGAGGTCTGCAGCCAAAGTGGTGGCACCAATGGCGGGGGCGTCTTTGCTTATTAGTCGTAAGCGAGAATTGCCCTTGACGCCCATTAGGCCGTTACGGGCTTACTCAAAGCGGATGAAAGCGCCGGCATTGGCTGGCCAAGTTCGCTCGAATACTCTGAAGTAGTTGCCACTGATGTAGCGTCGCTATGACATCATGTTGCACTATCACCTGAACTGCTATCATCGATATTTGTTGATAGCTAGGCTGTTTCGTCGTTTGAAAATGTTGGATTGGAGTAACGCTAGATGAGTGCGAATGAACACCGTCAGGTCGTACTGGACACCGAAACCACCGGTATGAACCAGGGCGGGGGACCTATTTAT
The window above is part of the Corallincola holothuriorum genome. Proteins encoded here:
- the gloB gene encoding hydroxyacylglutathione hydrolase yields the protein MLQVSPIKAFSDNYIWLLHTLNGGIVVDPGDAAPVIAFLTSQQIKLKAVLLTHHHSDHVGGVAKLRQTYPEIKVYGPKAEAVEHSDIQLSHGEIIDVADTGLKLKVLAVPGHTLGHIAYYGENSLFCGDTLFSGGCGRLFEGTADQMHQSLQRLASLPDATEVYCAHEYTQANLAFAMAVEPDNLALQSYQTAVSALRQQDKPSIPSTIEQEKQINPFLRVDQITVISAVSGYLEKSVKAPSAVFAGLRSWKDKF
- a CDS encoding class I SAM-dependent methyltransferase, translated to MQPDTWQQLPHGLWLRGLAEERLRQWWPRMFGYHLLKLGGLSAQLSHDGCPIKHAVSLGRNHGDYGITSALEALPVSEYSVDACLMAFTLNFSSDPHQLMREAHRVLIANGHLITLTFNPYSLLGAAKYCPGNKSKLPWTGQMLSPHRLKDWMRLLGHEVIWQEPLFHGSLCGQTPAWPWWERSAAKVVAPMAGASLLISRKRELPLTPIRPLRAYSKRMKAPALAGQVRSNTLK
- a CDS encoding lytic transglycosylase, coding for MKLPYSASFSLLALLLAGCQSTPTTTAQVADTNDNNQVQTDVIAPVTAVTEVAVDEEVIPADPPAVEMPEEQELSTTPVSEEPLPPTYDDLWLRIADQLHIEVPDNKRVTSQRNWYKKHPSYMDRVAKRADPYLFLIVEKIEQRGLPLELALLPIVESAFDPFAYSHGRASGIWQFIPGTGKRFGLDQNWWYDGRRDISASTDAALDYLEYLNRYFKGDWLHALAAYNSGEGRVRSAIKKNKRLGKPTDFWSLSLPKETRAYVPKLLALGDLLKRRDEYGMSWMTISNQPKVVEIETGSQIDLALAADLAGLSVDQLHKLNPAFNRWATSPDGPHALLIPVEKAEQFRTKLASLERTERLNWVRHRVKSGDSLNKLAKQYHTSTGVIRDVNKLKGTTIRVGEHLLIPVAASELSSYGFSADQRLAKTQTKPRASQRINYKVKSGDSLWEIAKRHKVNVRQLAKWNGMAPTDTLRLNQKLVIWKKGKPATTGNGNATTRKIAYKVRSGDSLARIASKFKVSISDLMQWNQLDKNKYLQPGQMLRLYVDVTQISS